The DNA sequence CCCCCGGTAGAGCGCCTCGACATCAGCCACAGGGGTGCTGTCCGGCAGACATATCGTCACGAGGACGAACCGGGGCGTGCCACCCATCGCGGCGATGTCGCTGACGTTGACCGCGACGGCTTTGGACCCTAGCTCCTCCAGGGTCATAAAGGCCGGGCGAAAGTGGACGTCCTCGACGAGGCAGTCGGTAGTCAAGAGCCAGGCCTTCCCGTCGGGGCGTCGTATCACGGCGCAATCGTCGCCAATGCCTATCTGGAGAGATTCGTCTTCCTGTCGGGACAGCGACCGGAGCCGTTCAACGAGGTTGATCTCTCCGATCTCAGCGACCCGCACGCGGCGCCTCCATCTTGCGATGCTCCCCTATCTGGTCCAAGACCCGTTTGCGGATCGCCTGGGGCGGCTCGACGGGCCCCACGGCGCGGCCGCCCTCGATGAGGTCAACGAGCAGAGGCTCGACGGGCCCACCGCAGCCGCAGCTATCCGGTATGCTGCCGGCTGGCACCACTGCCCGAGCGGCGCAGGCGGCGCACCGGATAATCTCTTTGCGGCCGGACCACTTCCCTCGCTTGGCGATCGGCTCGCCTTCGATTTCGACTATATCAAGGGAAAAATCGATAACCTTTGCGCTGGAGATCGACGTACCCACCCCGAAGCCGTCCACGATGTCCGAATATTCGGCGATGTCCTTGGCACTAATCCCTCCCGAAAGAAAGATCTTCACGTGCTCGTAGCCTCGAAGATCGAGCTCCCAGCGCACTTCCTCAATAATCTGGCGCAGGTTGCCCCGGCGGGAGCCGGGAGTGTCTAGACGTACCGCCCACAGGTCTTTACCCAAGGCCTCCGCCACCTTCAGGCTCTCAAACTTTTCGTCGTCAAAGGTGTCGACCAGGGCGACCCGGCGCACGGTTGGGTCGATGACTTCGTGGAAGGCGAGGGTGGCCTCGGCCACCCCGTCGAGCATGAGGATTAGGGCATGGGGGATGGTTCCGACGGGCTCCTCATTGATCATCTCGGCGCTGGCCACCACTGACACCCCGTCGCAGCCGCCGATAAAGGCGTTGCGCTCGATCATCGGAGCGATCGCAGGGTGCATCCTGCGGGCCCCGAAGCTTATGACCATCTTGTCACCAGCGGCGAGCTTGCAGTGGGCCGCTTCGGTCGCGATGCCGCTTGCCTGGCAGAGCAGACCGAGCAGGGCCGTTTCGAAGACTGCGAAGTCGGTGTAGATGCCTTCTAGGACGGCAACGGGCTCGTCCGGCTTAAAGAAGCTCCCTTCGGGCAGGGCCCTCACGTCGACGGGCACGCCCGTCAAAAGCTCTGCCACCTCCTCCTGGCCAGCAATCACCCCGAAGTCCCATTCAGGCCTGCGGGTCTTTAGGGCCACCTCCGCCACACACCGTTTGCGAATCCCCTTGGCCCGGAGAATCTCCACCGTCCTGGCGAAGTAAACATCGGTGACCTTGCCGGCTTTTATCGCCTCGCCGTCGACCGTGTGGAAAGGCATCAGGCGCCTCCGTCGTCTGGCGATTCGCCTACCGCAGAGCCTTCGGCCGGGGGCCTCATGAGGGCTTGGTCGAGCACTTCGTCCATGGTCTCGCAGAAGATAAAGTCCATCTTTCGCCGAATTGGGCGGGGGATATCCTCCAGGTCCTTCTTGTTTCGGTTGGGCAGAATGATGTGGGGAATGCCTGCCCGCTGGCTGGCGAGAGTTTTTTCCTTGATCCCACCGATGGGGAGCACCCGGCCACGCAGCGTAATTTCGCCCGACATCGCCACATCGCTCCGTGCGGGGATGCCCGTCAGAACGCTGGTCAGTGCGACCACCATGGCGATGCCGGCCGATGGGCCATCCTTCGGGATGGCGCCGGCGGGAATGTGGATATGGATATCGTGCTCTGAGAAGAACTTCTCGTCGATCTTGAGCCGCTCGGCACGGGCCCTCAGATATGAAAGGGCGGCCTTGGCGCTCTCTTTCATCACATCGCCCAAGTGGCCGGT is a window from the Nitrospinota bacterium genome containing:
- a CDS encoding nicotinate phosphoribosyltransferase, with product MPFHTVDGEAIKAGKVTDVYFARTVEILRAKGIRKRCVAEVALKTRRPEWDFGVIAGQEEVAELLTGVPVDVRALPEGSFFKPDEPVAVLEGIYTDFAVFETALLGLLCQASGIATEAAHCKLAAGDKMVISFGARRMHPAIAPMIERNAFIGGCDGVSVVASAEMINEEPVGTIPHALILMLDGVAEATLAFHEVIDPTVRRVALVDTFDDEKFESLKVAEALGKDLWAVRLDTPGSRRGNLRQIIEEVRWELDLRGYEHVKIFLSGGISAKDIAEYSDIVDGFGVGTSISSAKVIDFSLDIVEIEGEPIAKRGKWSGRKEIIRCAACAARAVVPAGSIPDSCGCGGPVEPLLVDLIEGGRAVGPVEPPQAIRKRVLDQIGEHRKMEAPRAGR